ACAGCTCTTTAATTTTCTTTTCTTCCCAGTCTTTCCCTAAACCTAAAGATTTAAAACCGAAAACGCCCATGAAATGAAAAAACAATCCTATTCCCCAAAAAAGGATTGTGGAGTATACTCCAAAATTAGTGATAGCATCATAAAAGCTATAACCACTTTGCATTAAACCGAAAATAATAATTCCGCTTAAAAAAATATTTACTAAAACATATACAATCAAATGAATATAAAAACCTTTTATAGCTTTTACCCTCTTTTTAGCCTTCATATAACTGTGTTCTTGTGCATAATTCGATTCCATATTTTTACTTTTGTTCGTTAATAAATTCTTTAATTTTTTTCTCTTCCCATTTTTTTCCGAAACCTAATAAATTAAACCCGAAAATTTTAAGCCAGTGCATAAAAAGTCCTGTTCCCCAACCAACAAGAGAAAACCAAAACCAATGAAAATGAGGTTCGTATGTTAGGTTGATAAAAATAAGTACAGAAATTACCACACAATAAATGGCTAAATGTGTATAAAATCCTTTTACTTGTTTTACTCTTTTTTGAGCTTTTAAATAGCGTTCGTCTTTTTTTAGTGTTGGTCTCATCTTATTTTCTAATATCTTGTTGATTCATATATTCCTTTATCTTTCTTTGTTCCCAATTATTATTAAAAAGCAATCCTAATCCAAAAACATTAATAGCTCTAAAAACAATTCCTATTCCCCAGAAAATCCAAATTATATAATTACCAATGTTATAAAAAGAATCCTTAAAAGTGTCTCCATCATTCATATCACCTACTATAAAAATGCTTGTTAAAAAGGTATTTACAATAATGTATATTGCCAAATGTTTATAAAATTTGCTAATTTTTTCAACCCTTTTTTTAACTAAAACATACTTTTGCTCTTTTGTGAATTGCGTTTCCATTATCGTAATCTTTTTTGTTTATTTTCTTCCTCCATCAACTCATTAATTTTTCTTTCCTCCCAATTTTTGCCAAGAAATACACTGTAGTTATTTACTTCTAAAAAGTGGAATGTTAAACCTAATCCCCAACCAAATAATGGAAACCAGAACCAATAAAAACCAGGAGAATAATTTAAATTGATAAAAATTAAAAAAGGAATTACTATACAGTAAGTAGCTAAATTCTGGTAAAATTCTTTTAATTTTTCTACCTTTTCTACTGCTTTTACATACTTGTTGTTTTCTAAATTGTCTGAATACATACTATCGTTCATTTTATATAAGAGAGGCAAGCTCACCTTAAAAGTTTTGTTATTATTTTCTATTTTCACTCCTTTTTGAGTGATAAGCCCATATCTATCAGCAATGTTCTGCAAACCTACTTTGGTACTTTTGCCAATCGCTTCTTTTGGGTTAATGTTGTTTTCAATGATTAAATAATTATCCTCCTGATAAATTTTAATTGTTAATGGTTTAGAAGGCGAAACCACATTGTGTTTTACTGCATTTTCTAGTAATAATTGTAAAGAAAGTGGTACAATTTTTAAATTACTGTCTTTTATTTCTTCAGGAATATGAAACTGAACAGCATCCTCAAAACGCATTCCTAATAACTGCATATAGGTTTTAGCAAATTTAAGCTCTTCTGAAACTGGCACTAAATCTTTATTTCTCTGCTCTAAAACATATCTGTAAACTTTAGATAGTTTTGTGGTAAATTTTTCTGCTTGCGCAGGATTTTCGCCAATTAAACTTGTTAATACATTTAAGCTGTTAAACAAAAAATGCGGATCTAACTGATTTTTTAAAGACTCGAACTTGGCTGTTTCTGTTTTTGCTACAATTTCTTGTTTTGTACTTTCTTGTTTTACAGAGTTTTTCCACTCAATCATAAAATCTCTTGCATGTAAAAAAGCAGATACCCCAAAAGAAAGGATGATGTAAAAAATGTGTTGCCAAAGAAAACTACCTGAAAAAAAACGTTCTGAATTATTCCCTGAAATAATGATAAAATTCACATAATTTATTAGTAAAACAATAGGTACTGTATATATTATTGTGCTAATTATACCAGCCCAAACTCTAGCATTGGTTTGCTCTACCCAATCCCATTTTATACTTAAAAAGTCATTTATAATACCTTGAGCAAAACCCAATCCAAAAGAATACATAGCAGAAATTAAAATACAATAACTTATTGCTTTTATAGAAAAGTCTTGATTTATTAATGTAAAGAATAATGCAAATATTAAAGTTATTTTAAGGCTTACAATAAAACTTTCTTTGTAATTACTTTTTGATATTCTGCTATTAGAACTCATATTCTATATAATGTTTTACTAAAATTTAATATCTAAAGATACATTTTTATCAGCAACTACAAACTTTGCTTTTTCAAAATTTGGTGGCCCTAAAGTCATGTCGTTGTTAGATGCTCCATAATCTTCTAAAGGCATTCCATTTGTTGCAAAGTCCATTTTATCATTGTTATTTTTATCATGGTAACATACAATTGCATATTCACCTGCTGGAACATCTTTAAAAATTACTGTACTTTTTCCATCTATAATTTCTGCGTTTTGAGCCTGTAAAGGTATTTTTTGAAATGTGGTTTTATTATACAAAGCAAAACCAACTTTACCAGAATCTGATGTTACATTTACAACAGTTGCTGTTATTGTTTTGTTTTGAGCTGTTATTGATGTTGAAATAAATAAAGCTGCTGCTACTAAAAGTGTTACTAAAAATTTCATAATATTAAGTTTTAATGATTAATTATGATACAAAGATGCAACTGAAGTCTAGTTTTTAAAAGTAAAGAATACCCAACTGTGTTTTTTTTAGGCTGAATTGTAAAAATTTAAATCTTTTGGTGAAATCAAATTCTATAAATTGAATAATTCTTAATAAACATAGGTCTAAAAAAAGGAATATTTTTGAAACTAGATGAATTACTTAAATAATCATAAAAATTTTAAAAAAAACTTCGATAATTACTAATTTTTAAAAAAAATAAATACATTTGTTTTTCAAAAAAGATATAAAGTTGTTTAAAACAAATTTCATAAATGCATTATCTGTTTCTACTTTAACAAGTAAAAATTTTATTTTGCGTCGCTTTTTTTCTCCTCGCCCTTTGGGTGTATAATCTCTTTGGAATTAGGTGCGTCCAATTCTTCATTTAAGTACATATCAACAAAACATTTTTCAACTTAAAATACAATACAATGAAAATTGTAATTGCAAATACAACACATATAAAATACGCAGAAATCATCTGTGAAACTATTGCTGAAGCTGCGCTTGTTAGAGGTACAGGAATTGCCAAAAGAAAACCTGAATATATTGCAACAAAAATGGAAAATAACAATGCTGTTATTGCTTTAGATGGCGATAAATTTGCAGGTTTTTGTTATATAGAAAAATGGGGACATGGAAAATTCGTTGCCAATTCAGGTTTAATTGTGCATCCTGATTATAGAAATATTGGATTGGCAAAAAGTATTAAAGAAGTAATTTTTAAACACTCCAGAACCAAATTCCCAGATGCAAAAGTATTTAGTATCACAACTGGTTTGGCTGTTATGAAACTAAATAGCGATTTAGGCTATAAACCAGTAACATTTTCTGAACTTACAGACGATCAAACCTTTTGGGATGGTTGCCAAACATGTAGAAACTATGACATTTTAACTAGAACTAATAGAAAAATGTGTTTATGCACAGGCATGTTATATGATCCTAACAATAATAATAAATCAGCTTCTAAAGAAGTAAAAGAAAGTGTTTTTAAAAGATTAAAAAATATGAAACAGAATTTGTTTCTAAAACATGAAAAGAAATGAAAAAATTAGTTATTGCTTACAGTGGTGGTTTAGACACATCTTACTGTGCTGTAAGTTTATCAAAAGAGTATGATGTACACGCAGTAAGTGTAAATACTGGTGGTTTTACATCCGAAGAAATAAAAAACATAGAAAGTAATGCTTATAAAATGGGCGTTTCTACCTATAAAAATATTGATGCAGTTGCTACTTTTTATACTAAAGTTGTAAAGTATTTAATTTTTGGGAATGTTTTAAAAAACAATTCTTATCCACTTTCTGTAAGTGCAGAAAGAATTATTCAAGCCATCGAAATTATTGAATACGCTAAAAGTATTGATGCCGAATATATTGCGCATGGAAGTACTGGAGCAGGAAATGATCAAGTTCGTTTTGATATGATTTTCCAAACATTGGCACCAAATATCAAAATAATTACGCCAATTAGAGATCAAAAGTTAACAAGACAAGAAGAAATAGATTATTTAAAAGCGGAAGGGATTGATATGCCTTGGGAAAAATCTAAATATTCTGTGAATAAAGGTTTGTGGGGCACAAGTGTTGGTGGTGTTGAAACCCTAACGTCAGAAGATGCTTTACCAGAAACTGCTTATCCATCTCAACTAGAAAAAGAATATCCTGTTAAAGTAAAGTTGACGTTCAAAAAAGGGGAATTGGTTAAATTTAATGGAAAGAAAAACAAACCAGAAGTAAACATCGAAAAGCTAAACGAAATTGCATCAAAATATGCCATTGGTAGAGATATTCATGTTGGTGATACTATTGTTGGTACAAAAGGTAGAGTTGGTTTTGAAGCTGCAGCTGCTTTAATTACTATAAAAGCGCATCATTTGTTAGAAAAACACACGTTAACAAAATGGCAATTGCAACATAAAGAATATTTGTCTAGTTTTTACGGAATGCATTTACATGAAGGCCAATATTTAGATCCTGTTATGAGAGATATTGAATCGTTTTTACAAAATTCTCAAAATATGGTATCTGGTGATGTTGTTGTAACACTAAAACCCTATCATTTTTCTTTGGATGGAATTGTGTCTAAACACGATTTAATGTCGAGCGCATTTAGTACGTATGGTGAAGAAAACAAAGCTTGGACAGCAGATGATGCCAAAGGTTTTATCAAGATTTTAGGAAATCAGAATAAAATATATCAACAGGTAAATAAAAAATAAGCTTAACTGTTGAATTGTTTAATTGTGTAACTGAACAATTAAACGATTAAACGATTACACAATAAAACAATGAATTTAGAAGTAGGAATTATTGGTGGAGCAGGTTATACAGCAGGAGAATTAATTCGTTTGCTATTACATCACCCTGAAACAACTATCAATTTTGTGTATAGTACTTCTAATGCTGGCAACAAATTGTATAAAGTGCATCAAGATTTAATTGGATCTACAGAAATTAGTTTTGCTGATACAATAAATACCAATGTTGATGTTCTCTTTTTATGTTTAGGTCATGGAAATTCTACAAAATTCTTAAAAGAAAATAGTTTTTCTTCGGATACAAAAATTATCGATTTAAGTAACGATTTTAGATTAAATGCTGATAAAGTTTTAGACGAAAAAGAATTTGTATATGGATTGCCAGAATTACAAAAGGATAAAATAAAATCAGCACAATATATTGCAAATCCTGGTTGTTTTGCAACAGCGTTACAATTAGCCATTTTGCCTTTGGCTGCAAATAGTTTACTGAAAAATGATGTTCACATCAATGCTGTAACTGGAGCAACTGGAGCAGGAACTTCTTTATCTGAAACCACTCATTTTACATACAGAGATAATAATTTTTCTCATTATAAAGCATTTACACATCAACATTTAGGTGAAATAAATCAAACTGTACACCAATTGCAAAATGATTTTAATTCAGAAATTAACTTTATGCCAAATAGGGGTAACTTCTCGAGAGGAATTTTTGCAACTACCTACACAAAATTTAAAGGTTCTTTAAGTGATGCAAAAAAAATGTATCAAGACTTTTACAAAGATGCTGCTTTTACGTTTGTTTCTGATGATGAAATTCACATGAAACAAGTTGTAAATACAAATAAATGCATCATTCATTTAGCAAAACACGATAACAAATTATTAATTACAAGTGTTATCGATAATTTATTAAAAGGAGCTTCAGGACAAGCAATTCAAAACATGAATTTAATGTACAATTTTAAAGAATCTTTAGGATTGAATTTAAAAGCAAATTATTTTTAACAAGGGGTTTAAACCCCTTGTTATTAGATAGGTAATAATTAAAACACCTAAAAGGTCAAAAAAAAGACTTGCAGGATATAACATAACAATAAGAATCACTTTCCTTTGGAAAGGTTAGGATAGAAATTATGAAAGTAGCAATTATAGGCGCAGGAAGTTTAGGACAATCCATTGCAAAAGGTTTAGTAAAAAACAAAGTTGTAAGTTCTTTATATTTAACAAAAAGAAATCCTAATACTATTGTTGGTTTCGAAAATTATAATGAGGTAATTTTAACATCAGATAATAAAGAAGCGATTAAAAACTCAGATATTTTAATATTTGCTGTGCAACCAAGACATTTAAAAATCATCTTAGAAGATTCCAAAGATTTATTGCAAAAAGAACAATTGATTATTTCTGTAATTACAGGTTTTTCAATTGATAAAATTGAAGCAATTGTTGGATCTGACAAATATATAATTCGATCAATGCCAAATACAGCAGCTTCTGTTGGGCAATCTATGACATGTCTTTCTCCAAATGAAAAAGGAAAAGAAAAAGTAGCAATTGCAAAAACTATTTTTAACAGTTTAGGAACTTCTATGCAAATTCCTGAAGAGCAATTACAAGCTGCAACTGTTATTTGTGCAAGTGGAATCGCTTTTTGGATGCGTTTGATAAGAGCCACAACCCAAGGTGCAATTCAGTTAGGTTTTGAGGCACATGAAGCACACGAATTGGCAATGCAAACCTGTTTTGGAGCAGCAAGTTTGTTAAAAGAATCTGGCAATCATCCAGAAGCAGAAATTGATAGAGTTACAACTCCTGGGGGTTGCACCATAGAAGGTTTAAACGAGATGGAACATCGAGGTTTAAGTTCGTCTTTAATAAAAGGAATCAATGCTTCTTTCGAGAAAATAAATCAAATTAAAAATTAATATTATGCCACTATTTAATGTTTATCCATTATACAATGTTACTCCAGTTTCAGCTAAAGGAGCTTATGTGTATGATGAAAACAACACAGAATATTTAGATTTATATGGAGGTCATGCAGTAATTTCTATTGGTCATGCACATCCTAAATATGTGGAGGCAATTACCAATCAAGTTTCAACTTTAGGTTTTTATTCTAATGCTGTTCAGAATCCTTTGCAGGTTGCATTAGCCAATAAATTAGAAACGCTTTCTGGTTGTAAAGATTATGAATTATTTTTATGTAATTCTGGTGCAGAAGCAAACGAAAATGCTTTAAAATTAGCGTCGTTTCAAACTGATAAATCAAGAGTTATTGCGTTTAAAAATGGTTTCCATGGACGAACTTCTGCTGCTGTTGCTGCAACTGATAATAAAACCATCATTGCACCAATAAATGCACAACAAAAAGTAACCATTCTAGATTTAAATGATTTAGAAGCTGTAAAAACCGAACTTGAAAAAGGAGATGTCTGTGCTGTTATTGTTGAATTTATTCAGGGTGTTGGAGGTTTAGACCAAGCAACTGCTAACTTTTTTGAACAAGTTGATCTTCTCTGTAAAGAAAACAACACGCTTTTTATTGCAGATGAAGTTCAGTCTGGTTATGGACGTTCAGGAAAATTTTTCGCTTTTCAGCATTATAATGTAACTCCAGATATTATTTCGATTGCAAAAGGAATGGGAAATGGTTTTCCTATTGGTGGAATTTTAATTCACCCAAACATAAAAGCAAAATACGGAATGTTAGGGACTACCTTTGGTGGAAATCATTTGGCTTGTGCTGCTGGTTTGGCTGTTTTAAATGTTATTGAAGAAGAATTTTTGATGGATAACGTACAAGTTATTTCTGAATATTTTATCAAAATTGCAGAAACTATTCCGCAAATAAAACAGATAAAAGGAAAAGGCTTAATGATTGGATTAGAATTTGACTTTGAAGTAAGCGAACTACGAAAAAAACTAATTTACGACCATCATATTTTTACTGGTGGAGCATCCAATAAAAAAGTATTACGAATATTACCTCCTTTAAATATTAATAAAGGACATATCAATCAGTTTTTTGAAGCTTTGGTGGAAGCTTTAGATTCATAAATATAGCTATCAAAACAACTCCAAACTCTGGAAAATTAAAATATGAAAAATTACACCTCCATAAACGATATAGATAACATCAACACCTGGATTAAAGAAGCTAGAGAAATCAAAGCAAATCCATTGGCTAATATTGACTTAGGAAAAAATAAAACGTTAGGATTATTATTTTTTAATTCTAGTTTGCGAACGCGTTTAAGTACGCAAAAAGCAGCTTTAAATTTAGGCATGAATCCTATTGTAATGAATGTTTCTGGTGATGCTTGGGGAATTGAATTTGGAGATGGAACTATCATGAATGGCAATACAGCAGAACATATAAAAGAGGCTGCAGCTGTAGTTTCTCAATATTGTGAAGTGATTGCAGTAAGAGCTTTCCCAAGTTTAACAAACAAAGATTTGGATGAATCAGAACATGTTTTAAAATCGTTTGTAAAATTTGCTTCTGTACCAATTATAAGTATGGAAAGTGCCACTGGCCATCCTTTGCAAGGTTTTACAGATGCAATTACCATTGCAGAAAATTCGACGAAAAAAAGACCAAAAGTAGTGTTGAGTTGGGCTCCACATATTAAAGCTTTACCACATGCAGTTGCCAATAGCTTTACACAAGCCATGCAAAAAATGGATGTTGATTTTTTAATTACAAACCCTGAAGGTTATAACTTAAATAAAGAGATAACAAAAGATACACCAATTATTCACAATCAAGAAGAGGCTCTTAAAGATGCCGATTTTGTGTATACAAAAAACTGGAGTTCTTACGAATCTTATGGAGAAATTTTAGAGGTTGATAACAATTGGATGATTACAAAAGAGAAATTAGGAAATGCTAAATTCATGCATTGTTTGCCTGTTAGAAGAAATGTAATTGTAGAAGATGCTGTGTTAGATTCTGAATCTTCTTTGGTGATTGAACAATCAAACAACAGAACTTTTGCAGCGCAATTGGTTTTGAAAAAGATATTAGAAAATCTGTAAGATTTTTTAATGCTGAACATGATTCAGCATCTCATTAAATAAGAAACAACTCAAAAAAGATACTGAAACAAGTTCAGCACTTATGGAAAAATTATCAATCATAAAAATTGGTGGAAATATTATTGAAGATGAAACTTCATTAAACTTATTTCTGAACCTATTTTCTAAAGTAGAGGGAAAGAAAATTTTAGTTCATGGAGGAGGAAAACGTGCAACGCAAGTTTCAGCCAAATTAGGTATTGAGTCTAAATTAATAAATGGTAGACGAATTACTGACAAAGAAACCTTAGAAGTAATTACGATGGTTTATGGAGGTTTGGTCAACAAAAATATCGTGGCTAAATTACAAGCTCTAAATGTTGATGCCATTGGTTTAACTGGTGCAGATATAAATGCAATTCAATCAGAAAAAAGACCTGTAACAACTATTGATTTTGGTTTTGTAGGTGATGTAAAAAAAGTGAATTCTAATGCAATTGATAAACTAATAAAAGCCGATTTTACCCCTATTTTCTGTGCAATTACTCATGATAAAAACGGACAATTATTAAATACAAATGCAGATACCATTGCAAGTACAATTGCAGTTGGAATGAGTACAATTTATGAAACCTCTATTTATTATTGTTTTGAGTTAAATGGGGTTTTAAATAATTTTAATGATAAAGATTCTGTTGTAAAACACATCAATTCAGAGACGTATAAATCATTATTAAAAGACAAAATTATTACAGATGGAATGATTCCTAAAATAGACAATTGTTTTGATGCTTTACATAATGGCGTTAAAAAAGTTTATATAGGAAACACAGCTATGTTAACAAAAGAAAACGAAAATTTCACCACAATTACCTTATAAAATGAGTCTTGAAAAATTAACAGCAAACGCAATTTCACTTTTAAAGAATTTGATTGAAACCCAATCTTTTTCATCCGAAGAAGAAAATACAGCCTTATTAATCGAAGGTTGGTTCACAGAAAATGAAATTCCGTTTCAAAGAACAAAAAATAATGTTTGGGCAACCAACAAATATTTTGATGAAAGCAAACCAACATTATTACTAAATTCTCATCATGATACAGTAAAACCAAATTCTGCGTACACAAACGATCCTTTTAAAGCCATTGTAAAAGATGGTAAATTATTTGGGTTGGGTTCTAATGATGCTGGTGGTTGTTTGGTTTCTTTAATGGCTACTTTTACACATTTTTATGCTCAGGAAAATTTAAAATATAATTTGGTTATTGTAGCTTCTGCAGAAGAGGAAAGCAGTGGACCAAATGGCTTAAACTCAATGTTGACAATTATTCCACATATTGATGTTGCCATTGTTGGCGAACCAACCTTAATGAATTTAGCAGTGGCAGAAAAAGGTTTGGTGGTCTTTGATGCAAAAATTGAAGGAACCCCAAGTCATGCAGCACATCCAAATGATAATAATTCAATTTATAATACAATTGAAGTTTTACAATGGTTTAAAGATTTTAAATTTGAGAAGTCTTCTAAAGCTTTAGGTGATGTAAAAATGACAGTTACGCAAATAAATGCTGGCAAACAGCACAATGTAGTTCCTGCGCATGTAGATTTGGTTGTTGATGTTCGTGTAAATGATGCGTATTCAAATCAAGAAATTGCAAACATCTTAAAAGAGAAATCTCCTTGTACAGAAATAAAACCTAGAAGCTTACGATTAAATTCATCTTCTATTTCTAAAAATCATGATTTAGTAAAAGCAGGAATTGCAATGGGAAGAGAAACCTATGGTTCTCCTACCCTTTCTGATCAATCTGTGTTGAGTTGCCAATCTTTAAAATTGGGTCCTGGAGATAGTACTCGTTCTCATTCTGCAAATGAATTTATATATTTGAATGAAATTGAAGAAGGAATCAAAATATACGTTGAATTGTTGAATCGTGTAATTGTTTAAACGTTCTCTCATTCCTGCAAGGTTTCTAAAACCTTGTAAGTATTTAAAAATAAATAATGTAAT
The DNA window shown above is from Polaribacter sp. Hel_I_88 and carries:
- the proC gene encoding pyrroline-5-carboxylate reductase; amino-acid sequence: MKVAIIGAGSLGQSIAKGLVKNKVVSSLYLTKRNPNTIVGFENYNEVILTSDNKEAIKNSDILIFAVQPRHLKIILEDSKDLLQKEQLIISVITGFSIDKIEAIVGSDKYIIRSMPNTAASVGQSMTCLSPNEKGKEKVAIAKTIFNSLGTSMQIPEEQLQAATVICASGIAFWMRLIRATTQGAIQLGFEAHEAHELAMQTCFGAASLLKESGNHPEAEIDRVTTPGGCTIEGLNEMEHRGLSSSLIKGINASFEKINQIKN
- a CDS encoding aspartate aminotransferase family protein codes for the protein MPLFNVYPLYNVTPVSAKGAYVYDENNTEYLDLYGGHAVISIGHAHPKYVEAITNQVSTLGFYSNAVQNPLQVALANKLETLSGCKDYELFLCNSGAEANENALKLASFQTDKSRVIAFKNGFHGRTSAAVAATDNKTIIAPINAQQKVTILDLNDLEAVKTELEKGDVCAVIVEFIQGVGGLDQATANFFEQVDLLCKENNTLFIADEVQSGYGRSGKFFAFQHYNVTPDIISIAKGMGNGFPIGGILIHPNIKAKYGMLGTTFGGNHLACAAGLAVLNVIEEEFLMDNVQVISEYFIKIAETIPQIKQIKGKGLMIGLEFDFEVSELRKKLIYDHHIFTGGASNKKVLRILPPLNINKGHINQFFEALVEALDS
- a CDS encoding 2TM domain-containing protein gives rise to the protein MSSNSRISKSNYKESFIVSLKITLIFALFFTLINQDFSIKAISYCILISAMYSFGLGFAQGIINDFLSIKWDWVEQTNARVWAGIISTIIYTVPIVLLINYVNFIIISGNNSERFFSGSFLWQHIFYIILSFGVSAFLHARDFMIEWKNSVKQESTKQEIVAKTETAKFESLKNQLDPHFLFNSLNVLTSLIGENPAQAEKFTTKLSKVYRYVLEQRNKDLVPVSEELKFAKTYMQLLGMRFEDAVQFHIPEEIKDSNLKIVPLSLQLLLENAVKHNVVSPSKPLTIKIYQEDNYLIIENNINPKEAIGKSTKVGLQNIADRYGLITQKGVKIENNNKTFKVSLPLLYKMNDSMYSDNLENNKYVKAVEKVEKLKEFYQNLATYCIVIPFLIFINLNYSPGFYWFWFPLFGWGLGLTFHFLEVNNYSVFLGKNWEERKINELMEEENKQKRLR
- the argB gene encoding acetylglutamate kinase; amino-acid sequence: MEKLSIIKIGGNIIEDETSLNLFLNLFSKVEGKKILVHGGGKRATQVSAKLGIESKLINGRRITDKETLEVITMVYGGLVNKNIVAKLQALNVDAIGLTGADINAIQSEKRPVTTIDFGFVGDVKKVNSNAIDKLIKADFTPIFCAITHDKNGQLLNTNADTIASTIAVGMSTIYETSIYYCFELNGVLNNFNDKDSVVKHINSETYKSLLKDKIITDGMIPKIDNCFDALHNGVKKVYIGNTAMLTKENENFTTITL
- a CDS encoding argininosuccinate synthase, coding for MKKLVIAYSGGLDTSYCAVSLSKEYDVHAVSVNTGGFTSEEIKNIESNAYKMGVSTYKNIDAVATFYTKVVKYLIFGNVLKNNSYPLSVSAERIIQAIEIIEYAKSIDAEYIAHGSTGAGNDQVRFDMIFQTLAPNIKIITPIRDQKLTRQEEIDYLKAEGIDMPWEKSKYSVNKGLWGTSVGGVETLTSEDALPETAYPSQLEKEYPVKVKLTFKKGELVKFNGKKNKPEVNIEKLNEIASKYAIGRDIHVGDTIVGTKGRVGFEAAAALITIKAHHLLEKHTLTKWQLQHKEYLSSFYGMHLHEGQYLDPVMRDIESFLQNSQNMVSGDVVVTLKPYHFSLDGIVSKHDLMSSAFSTYGEENKAWTADDAKGFIKILGNQNKIYQQVNKK
- a CDS encoding acetylornithine carbamoyltransferase; the encoded protein is MKNYTSINDIDNINTWIKEAREIKANPLANIDLGKNKTLGLLFFNSSLRTRLSTQKAALNLGMNPIVMNVSGDAWGIEFGDGTIMNGNTAEHIKEAAAVVSQYCEVIAVRAFPSLTNKDLDESEHVLKSFVKFASVPIISMESATGHPLQGFTDAITIAENSTKKRPKVVLSWAPHIKALPHAVANSFTQAMQKMDVDFLITNPEGYNLNKEITKDTPIIHNQEEALKDADFVYTKNWSSYESYGEILEVDNNWMITKEKLGNAKFMHCLPVRRNVIVEDAVLDSESSLVIEQSNNRTFAAQLVLKKILENL
- a CDS encoding DUF2141 domain-containing protein is translated as MKFLVTLLVAAALFISTSITAQNKTITATVVNVTSDSGKVGFALYNKTTFQKIPLQAQNAEIIDGKSTVIFKDVPAGEYAIVCYHDKNNNDKMDFATNGMPLEDYGASNNDMTLGPPNFEKAKFVVADKNVSLDIKF
- a CDS encoding 2TM domain-containing protein; translated protein: METQFTKEQKYVLVKKRVEKISKFYKHLAIYIIVNTFLTSIFIVGDMNDGDTFKDSFYNIGNYIIWIFWGIGIVFRAINVFGLGLLFNNNWEQRKIKEYMNQQDIRK
- a CDS encoding 2TM domain-containing protein — protein: MRPTLKKDERYLKAQKRVKQVKGFYTHLAIYCVVISVLIFINLTYEPHFHWFWFSLVGWGTGLFMHWLKIFGFNLLGFGKKWEEKKIKEFINEQK
- a CDS encoding M20 family metallo-hydrolase — encoded protein: MSLEKLTANAISLLKNLIETQSFSSEEENTALLIEGWFTENEIPFQRTKNNVWATNKYFDESKPTLLLNSHHDTVKPNSAYTNDPFKAIVKDGKLFGLGSNDAGGCLVSLMATFTHFYAQENLKYNLVIVASAEEESSGPNGLNSMLTIIPHIDVAIVGEPTLMNLAVAEKGLVVFDAKIEGTPSHAAHPNDNNSIYNTIEVLQWFKDFKFEKSSKALGDVKMTVTQINAGKQHNVVPAHVDLVVDVRVNDAYSNQEIANILKEKSPCTEIKPRSLRLNSSSISKNHDLVKAGIAMGRETYGSPTLSDQSVLSCQSLKLGPGDSTRSHSANEFIYLNEIEEGIKIYVELLNRVIV
- the argC gene encoding N-acetyl-gamma-glutamyl-phosphate reductase; this encodes MNLEVGIIGGAGYTAGELIRLLLHHPETTINFVYSTSNAGNKLYKVHQDLIGSTEISFADTINTNVDVLFLCLGHGNSTKFLKENSFSSDTKIIDLSNDFRLNADKVLDEKEFVYGLPELQKDKIKSAQYIANPGCFATALQLAILPLAANSLLKNDVHINAVTGATGAGTSLSETTHFTYRDNNFSHYKAFTHQHLGEINQTVHQLQNDFNSEINFMPNRGNFSRGIFATTYTKFKGSLSDAKKMYQDFYKDAAFTFVSDDEIHMKQVVNTNKCIIHLAKHDNKLLITSVIDNLLKGASGQAIQNMNLMYNFKESLGLNLKANYF
- a CDS encoding 2TM domain-containing protein gives rise to the protein MESNYAQEHSYMKAKKRVKAIKGFYIHLIVYVLVNIFLSGIIIFGLMQSGYSFYDAITNFGVYSTILFWGIGLFFHFMGVFGFKSLGLGKDWEEKKIKELLEKEDQRKINFKNHEKF
- a CDS encoding GNAT family N-acetyltransferase; protein product: MKIVIANTTHIKYAEIICETIAEAALVRGTGIAKRKPEYIATKMENNNAVIALDGDKFAGFCYIEKWGHGKFVANSGLIVHPDYRNIGLAKSIKEVIFKHSRTKFPDAKVFSITTGLAVMKLNSDLGYKPVTFSELTDDQTFWDGCQTCRNYDILTRTNRKMCLCTGMLYDPNNNNKSASKEVKESVFKRLKNMKQNLFLKHEKK